A single region of the Bacteroidota bacterium genome encodes:
- a CDS encoding sodium transporter gives QFIVQRVLSAANIDNARRGTIFAGFLKQLPLFIFVVPGIIAYTLSQSGAIALDEPDQALPALIGTLLPAGLRGLVVAGLLAALMSSLSSVFNSCSTLISWDIYRKLKPEATEKTLVRVGQFSTIGMVALGLAWIPFMDQISGKLFVYLQSVQGYIAPPIAAVFLVGIMWRRVNAKGAIASLMTGFVLGMTRLIAELNKESLEGTMYAFADVNFLHFAFGLFLFCIAVLIGVSLITQAPSDEKVKDLTFSTVDASTALPSDPVWKQKDVWAAIALLVIVALVWLYFTG, from the coding sequence CCAGTTTATTGTGCAGCGTGTGCTCTCTGCAGCCAATATTGACAACGCCCGCAGAGGGACCATTTTTGCCGGCTTCCTCAAGCAGCTCCCGCTCTTCATTTTTGTTGTGCCGGGTATCATTGCCTACACGCTCTCTCAGTCTGGCGCCATTGCACTTGACGAGCCAGATCAGGCGCTGCCGGCGCTGATTGGTACCTTGTTGCCTGCCGGATTGCGCGGCCTCGTGGTTGCCGGCTTGCTTGCCGCCCTGATGAGCTCGCTTTCTTCCGTATTCAATTCCTGTTCAACCCTGATTTCCTGGGATATCTACCGAAAGCTGAAACCAGAAGCAACAGAGAAAACACTCGTACGTGTCGGACAGTTTTCCACGATTGGCATGGTTGCACTGGGACTCGCATGGATTCCGTTTATGGACCAAATCTCGGGCAAACTCTTTGTCTATCTACAGAGCGTACAGGGGTATATCGCACCGCCAATTGCGGCCGTATTCCTTGTTGGTATCATGTGGCGCAGGGTTAATGCCAAAGGAGCCATTGCATCACTGATGACAGGCTTTGTGCTCGGCATGACACGCCTCATTGCAGAATTAAACAAAGAATCGCTTGAAGGCACGATGTACGCTTTTGCCGATGTAAACTTCCTGCATTTTGCGTTTGGCCTGTTCCTCTTTTGTATTGCAGTATTGATCGGCGTAAGCCTGATAACGCAGGCACCAAGCGATGAAAAAGTGAAAGACCTCACGTTTTCTACAGTTGATGCGAGCACGGCGCTCCCATCCGATCCGGTATGGAAACAGAAAGACGTGTGGGCTGCGATTGCCTTGCTTGTGATTGTTGCCCTTGTCTGGCTTTACTTCACTGGTTGA